A single Arachnia propionica DNA region contains:
- a CDS encoding ABC transporter substrate-binding protein yields MKRRSLFTLTGLGLLGSAGLAACSGGKPAGEGSTSASKLETLRVHVPTTLAFMAPMASFGTFGKLDGLVGKTDVQNWASVDVMKSLVVNGETDLVATPSYASANLFNKGLPIRLVAMTVWGMLYILGPEGSSAQGIEGLKGKKVGVPMPNNMPDLVFRYLMTQSSIPLEGGAEGIEVVPYDQAPELVKALMSGQVEYAVLPEHVATVAQNQAKQSGKNLDRTANLQEVWAKVTGGQARFPMAGVVMPQKLVDSNQALVAGVLNELEEAVAKVNALDEKAVAAITAKTEVPEAVVKNVIPRLQLEMVPAQKAKTELEDFYTRLTTLSPDIVGGKMPADDFYLADPR; encoded by the coding sequence ATGAAGCGTCGATCCCTGTTCACCCTCACCGGACTCGGCCTGCTCGGCAGCGCGGGCCTGGCGGCCTGCTCCGGTGGCAAGCCCGCGGGGGAGGGTTCAACGTCCGCCTCGAAACTGGAGACCCTGCGCGTCCACGTTCCCACCACCCTCGCGTTCATGGCTCCCATGGCCTCCTTCGGGACATTCGGCAAACTCGACGGTCTCGTCGGGAAGACCGACGTGCAGAACTGGGCCAGCGTCGACGTGATGAAATCGCTGGTCGTGAACGGTGAGACCGACCTGGTGGCCACCCCCTCCTACGCCTCGGCGAACCTGTTCAACAAGGGCCTTCCCATCCGGCTGGTCGCGATGACCGTGTGGGGGATGCTCTACATCCTCGGCCCGGAGGGGTCGTCGGCGCAGGGCATCGAGGGGCTGAAGGGCAAGAAGGTGGGCGTCCCGATGCCCAACAACATGCCCGACCTGGTCTTCCGCTACCTGATGACCCAGAGCAGCATCCCCCTCGAGGGTGGAGCTGAGGGCATCGAGGTCGTGCCCTACGACCAGGCACCGGAGCTCGTGAAGGCCCTGATGTCCGGGCAGGTGGAATACGCGGTGCTGCCCGAGCACGTCGCCACCGTCGCGCAGAACCAGGCCAAACAGTCCGGCAAGAACCTGGACCGCACCGCCAACCTGCAGGAGGTGTGGGCCAAGGTCACCGGCGGCCAGGCGCGTTTCCCGATGGCCGGAGTGGTGATGCCCCAGAAGCTCGTCGACTCCAACCAGGCGCTCGTCGCCGGTGTGCTCAACGAACTGGAGGAGGCGGTCGCGAAGGTCAACGCCCTCGACGAGAAAGCGGTTGCGGCGATCACCGCGAAGACCGAGGTGCCGGAGGCCGTGGTCAAGAACGTGATCCCGCGGCTCCAGCTCGAAATGGTGCCGGCGCAGAAGGCCAAAACCGAGCTGGAGGACTTCTACACGCGCCTGACCACCCTCAGCCCCGACATCGTCGGGGGCAAGATGCCCGCCGACGATTTCTACCTGGCCGACCCCAGGTGA
- a CDS encoding ABC transporter ATP-binding protein: MTTDLVLDDVTLIRGGNTLVDGLDVVVAPGQTLAVTGASGAGKTTLLKAISGLSPCDRGSVTRPEGRLAQVFQEPRLLPWYSAHRNVALVVGGETPDLIAQQWLARVDLQQATHLYPRQLSGGMRQRVAIARAMATNPTLLLVDEPFSALDKPLATALRTDLVQLLAEQEVVTVWVTHDPEEADDVSHLHLHLDGPPGTWRLTAETDPVPDPEESTPDKETS; the protein is encoded by the coding sequence ATGACCACCGACCTCGTCCTCGACGACGTCACCCTGATCCGCGGCGGCAACACCCTTGTCGACGGCCTCGACGTGGTGGTCGCGCCCGGACAGACCCTCGCCGTGACGGGAGCCTCCGGGGCGGGAAAAACCACGCTGCTGAAGGCCATCTCGGGTCTCAGCCCCTGCGACCGCGGGTCGGTGACGCGGCCCGAGGGGCGGCTGGCGCAGGTTTTCCAGGAACCCCGGCTGCTGCCCTGGTACAGCGCCCACCGCAATGTCGCCCTGGTGGTCGGCGGTGAAACCCCGGACCTGATCGCCCAGCAGTGGCTGGCCCGCGTCGACCTTCAGCAGGCCACCCACCTGTATCCCCGGCAGCTGTCGGGCGGCATGCGGCAGCGGGTCGCGATCGCGCGGGCCATGGCCACCAACCCCACCCTGCTGCTCGTCGACGAACCGTTCTCCGCCCTCGACAAACCCCTGGCCACGGCCCTGCGAACCGATCTCGTGCAGCTGCTCGCGGAACAGGAGGTCGTGACGGTGTGGGTCACCCACGACCCCGAGGAGGCCGACGACGTCTCCCACCTCCACCTTCATCTCGACGGGCCGCCCGGCACCTGGCGGCTCACCGCCGAGACCGACCCCGTCCCTGATCCCGAAGAATCCACCCCCGACAAGGAGACATCATGA
- the treZ gene encoding malto-oligosyltrehalose trehalohydrolase — MRDITRPEVWAPDAGMVEVVVDGTETIMARSDGGWWWSEPLPPGTLYQFRIDGGMLLPDPRSLSQPEGPHGPSRIVDPALFDRPVTFSADLRGAVGYELHIGTFTPEGTFEAAITHLDHLVDLGVQAVEVMPVADFPGEQGWGYDGVGQYAVHAAYGGPEGFVAFIDACHARGLGVILDVVHNHQGPEGNYLAQFGPYFTSAHHTPWGDAINLDQPGSSEVRDFLLGACRQWLVKYQVDGLRLDAVHEFQDDSPRHYLAELSDEARVWERETGREFTLFAESDRNQPTTVSPIGSVPGALGMDGQWADDVHHALHSFFTGERDGYYVDFGTAEVLQQALTRVFIHEGGFSTFRGQEWGAPVDPASGLYDGHSFVVSLQNHDQVGNRAVGDRISHSTPPGCQAAAAALYLLSPFTPLLFMGEEWASSTPFPFFSHLGPELGPLVTEGRAREFERMGWDAEIPDPQSPATRESAALRWDEVTEPDHARMLAWYQELLRLRRDRPKLASGSLAEVSVEVLDKDTVLMRRGATTVAATRARDRLVEIPVEGEVLVAWGEYGPVPGGHTVTGPGALVIDTRAD, encoded by the coding sequence ATGCGAGACATCACCCGTCCCGAGGTGTGGGCCCCCGACGCCGGCATGGTGGAGGTCGTCGTCGACGGCACCGAGACGATCATGGCGCGCAGCGATGGTGGCTGGTGGTGGTCGGAACCGCTGCCGCCCGGAACGCTGTACCAGTTCCGGATCGATGGCGGGATGCTGCTCCCCGACCCCCGGAGCCTCAGCCAACCCGAAGGCCCGCACGGGCCGAGTCGCATCGTCGATCCGGCGCTGTTCGACCGTCCCGTCACCTTCAGCGCGGACCTGCGGGGCGCGGTCGGCTACGAGCTGCACATCGGCACCTTCACCCCGGAGGGCACCTTCGAGGCGGCCATCACGCATCTGGATCACCTGGTTGATCTCGGGGTGCAGGCCGTGGAGGTGATGCCCGTCGCGGATTTTCCCGGCGAGCAGGGTTGGGGTTACGACGGCGTCGGCCAGTACGCGGTGCATGCGGCCTACGGGGGACCGGAGGGGTTCGTCGCCTTCATCGACGCCTGCCACGCGCGCGGGCTCGGCGTGATCCTGGACGTCGTCCACAACCACCAGGGCCCGGAGGGCAACTACCTGGCGCAGTTCGGACCGTACTTCACCAGCGCCCACCACACCCCGTGGGGGGATGCCATCAATCTGGATCAGCCGGGCAGCAGCGAGGTGCGCGACTTCCTGCTGGGTGCGTGCCGGCAGTGGCTGGTGAAGTACCAGGTGGACGGGCTGCGCCTGGACGCTGTCCACGAGTTCCAGGACGATTCCCCGCGCCATTACCTGGCCGAGTTGAGCGACGAGGCGCGCGTCTGGGAACGGGAAACGGGACGCGAGTTCACGCTGTTCGCGGAGTCGGATCGCAACCAGCCCACCACGGTTTCGCCGATAGGTTCGGTGCCGGGGGCGTTGGGCATGGACGGGCAGTGGGCCGACGACGTCCACCACGCGCTGCACTCTTTCTTCACGGGGGAACGCGACGGCTACTACGTCGACTTCGGCACCGCCGAGGTGCTGCAGCAGGCCCTCACGCGGGTGTTCATCCATGAGGGCGGGTTCTCGACGTTCCGCGGCCAGGAATGGGGGGCGCCCGTCGATCCCGCCTCGGGGCTGTACGACGGGCATTCGTTCGTGGTCTCGTTGCAGAACCACGACCAGGTGGGCAACCGGGCCGTCGGCGATCGGATCTCGCACTCGACCCCGCCCGGATGCCAGGCCGCCGCGGCGGCGCTGTACCTGCTGTCGCCGTTCACGCCGCTGCTCTTCATGGGCGAGGAGTGGGCTTCCTCCACGCCGTTCCCGTTCTTCAGCCACCTCGGCCCGGAGCTGGGTCCGCTGGTGACCGAGGGGCGCGCCCGCGAGTTCGAACGCATGGGCTGGGACGCGGAGATCCCGGACCCGCAGTCGCCCGCTACCCGCGAGTCGGCGGCGCTGCGGTGGGATGAGGTCACCGAACCCGATCACGCCCGGATGCTGGCCTGGTACCAGGAGCTGCTGAGGCTGCGGCGCGACCGCCCGAAGCTGGCCTCGGGATCGCTGGCGGAAGTTTCGGTGGAGGTGCTGGACAAGGACACGGTCCTGATGCGACGGGGCGCCACCACGGTGGCCGCCACCCGGGCCCGGGACCGGCTGGTGGAGATCCCCGTCGAGGGTGAGGTCCTGGTGGCGTGGGGCGAATACGGCCCCGTCCCGGGGGGCCACACCGTAACCGGCCCGGGCGCCCTGGTGATCGATACCAGAGCTGACTGA
- a CDS encoding class I SAM-dependent methyltransferase, with the protein MSTESKQAGGKGERSGPEAGRMQGHWLLAKLGKRILRPGGRALTAKLLEQAKPAGDDDIVELGPGVGATAEVLLRANPRSYRGVDPNPEGRDAVKNILKKHPRADYVVADARETGLEDACADLVVGEAMLTIQDDAGKSAIVAEAARLLRPGGRYAIHEMAWLPDHTDEERETARRELSRVIKVGARPLTLEGWKELLATHGLEAEWHDRAPLHLLEPRRIVSDEGLWGALRFWNNARRLPGASDRLKAMRQGFQLQGKLMGGIVILARKPGAAGTR; encoded by the coding sequence ATGAGCACGGAATCGAAACAGGCGGGGGGCAAGGGGGAACGGTCGGGTCCAGAAGCCGGGCGGATGCAGGGCCACTGGCTTCTGGCGAAGCTGGGCAAACGCATCCTCAGGCCCGGCGGGCGTGCCCTCACCGCGAAACTGCTGGAACAGGCGAAACCCGCCGGCGACGACGACATCGTGGAGCTCGGCCCCGGCGTCGGTGCCACCGCCGAGGTGCTGCTGCGCGCCAACCCGAGGTCCTACCGGGGCGTCGACCCCAACCCGGAGGGCCGCGACGCCGTCAAGAACATCCTGAAGAAACACCCCCGGGCCGACTACGTCGTCGCCGACGCCCGCGAAACGGGACTCGAAGACGCCTGCGCCGACCTCGTCGTCGGCGAGGCGATGCTCACCATCCAGGACGACGCGGGCAAGAGCGCGATCGTCGCGGAGGCCGCGCGGCTGCTGCGTCCCGGGGGCCGCTACGCCATCCACGAAATGGCGTGGCTGCCCGACCACACCGACGAGGAACGCGAAACCGCCCGCCGGGAACTCTCCCGCGTCATCAAGGTCGGCGCCCGGCCCCTGACCCTGGAGGGCTGGAAGGAACTGCTCGCCACCCACGGGCTCGAAGCCGAATGGCACGACCGCGCCCCCCTCCACCTCCTCGAACCCCGGCGCATCGTCTCCGACGAGGGCCTGTGGGGTGCGCTGCGGTTCTGGAACAACGCCCGCCGGCTCCCCGGCGCCAGCGACCGGCTCAAGGCGATGCGGCAGGGATTCCAGCTCCAGGGGAAACTGATGGGCGGCATCGTCATCCTCGCCCGCAAACCCGGCGCGGCGGGCACCCGATGA
- the treY gene encoding malto-oligosyltrehalose synthase yields METNRTVPNSTYRMQLHGGFTFDDAAAWMPYLHSLGVTHLFCSPILQASPGSTHGYDVVDHSRISEECGGEEAFRRLSQAAHEQGIGVVVDVVPNHMAVPTPIWHNHALWDVLRRGPESAYAEWFDLDMTDSQAILMPVLGNRIGRELEHISFTTDVINGEEQPVVAYYDQVFPVRPGTEDLPLDELLERQWYRLAYWRIGSEELNYRRFFDVDTLAAIRVEDPAIFEATHRKLIQLHTEGLIDGFRIDHIDGLANPRQYLADLQRATGGCWVVAEKILEYDEVLPADFECAGTTGYDSLLRVAGLFHVPGSVPRLTDLWERMSGSGEGFASTVLNAKRTVVKESLFTELNRLVNIAMAICDGDIRLRDHTRRQLNHAIRELLYQFSRYRAYVEPGRATPESEREIIVEAATKAREYLTIDELDALDFVVALALGETGETDMGGAVTLPAPSKILNQLPGRAHNPSDLRAEFMVRFAQTCGPVMAKSKEDTAFYRWNRFIGVNEVGSDPNIIGINQDDFHGFCRTLAADWSTSMTTLSTHDTKRSEDVRARLAVLTEYPREWEHCVGELRAATSELRPALLDGGTELFLWQTLAATWTLPSTAAGAEAISADRLTRYLTKAMRESKLHTSWTSPDEDYESAVIEFATACLTTPEVGAALDAFTELTFPSVRANILGQKLIQLTMPGVPDLYQGCEVVDLSLVDPDNRRPIDYYRRSGVLTALDMNPPADLDAEKLLVTSRALLLRRDHPEAFRGPDADYRSVSLNTGHAVVFERGYRDSETPVAITVATRVQSGLNEEGWGDAELVLPNLRFRDVLAGREYPGGATPLADILDSLPVALLVHQVD; encoded by the coding sequence GTGGAGACCAACAGGACCGTACCGAACTCGACCTACCGGATGCAGCTGCACGGCGGTTTCACCTTCGACGACGCCGCGGCGTGGATGCCCTACCTGCATTCCCTAGGCGTCACGCACCTGTTCTGCTCCCCGATCCTGCAGGCCTCCCCCGGTTCCACCCACGGCTACGACGTCGTGGATCACTCCCGCATCTCCGAGGAGTGCGGTGGGGAGGAGGCCTTCCGGCGGCTGTCGCAGGCCGCACACGAGCAGGGCATCGGCGTCGTCGTCGACGTGGTACCCAATCACATGGCGGTCCCCACCCCGATCTGGCACAACCACGCGCTGTGGGACGTGCTGCGGCGCGGCCCCGAATCGGCATACGCGGAATGGTTCGATCTCGACATGACAGACTCCCAGGCCATCCTGATGCCGGTGCTCGGCAACCGGATCGGCCGGGAGCTGGAACACATCAGCTTCACCACGGACGTCATCAACGGCGAGGAGCAGCCCGTGGTCGCCTACTACGACCAGGTCTTCCCCGTCCGCCCCGGCACCGAGGACCTTCCCCTCGACGAGCTGCTGGAAAGGCAGTGGTACCGCTTGGCCTACTGGCGGATCGGCAGTGAGGAGTTGAATTACCGCCGCTTCTTCGACGTCGACACCCTGGCGGCCATCCGCGTCGAGGACCCTGCCATCTTCGAGGCAACCCACCGCAAACTGATCCAACTCCACACCGAGGGGCTCATCGACGGTTTCCGTATCGACCACATCGACGGCCTGGCCAATCCCCGCCAGTACCTCGCGGATCTGCAGCGCGCCACGGGCGGCTGCTGGGTGGTGGCGGAGAAGATCCTCGAATACGACGAGGTCCTCCCCGCCGATTTCGAGTGCGCGGGAACCACCGGCTACGACTCGCTGCTGCGGGTCGCGGGCCTGTTCCACGTCCCCGGCAGCGTTCCGAGGCTCACCGACCTGTGGGAGCGCATGTCCGGGTCCGGCGAGGGGTTCGCATCCACCGTGCTCAACGCCAAACGCACCGTCGTCAAGGAGTCGTTGTTCACGGAGTTGAACCGCTTGGTCAACATCGCGATGGCCATCTGCGACGGCGACATCCGGCTGCGCGACCACACCCGCCGCCAACTCAACCACGCCATCCGCGAGCTGCTGTACCAGTTCAGCCGCTACCGCGCCTACGTCGAACCGGGCAGGGCTACTCCGGAATCGGAGCGGGAGATCATCGTCGAGGCCGCGACGAAGGCCAGGGAGTACCTAACGATCGACGAGTTGGACGCCCTCGACTTCGTCGTGGCGCTGGCCCTCGGCGAAACCGGGGAGACCGACATGGGTGGCGCGGTGACGCTGCCCGCGCCGTCGAAGATCCTCAACCAGCTGCCGGGTCGCGCCCACAACCCGTCGGACCTGCGGGCCGAGTTCATGGTCCGTTTCGCCCAGACTTGTGGACCGGTGATGGCCAAGTCGAAGGAGGACACGGCTTTCTACCGGTGGAACCGGTTCATCGGCGTCAACGAGGTCGGTTCCGACCCGAACATCATCGGCATCAACCAGGACGACTTCCACGGTTTCTGCCGCACCCTGGCCGCCGACTGGTCCACCAGCATGACAACCCTGTCCACCCACGACACGAAACGCAGCGAGGACGTGCGTGCCCGGCTGGCGGTCCTCACCGAGTACCCACGCGAGTGGGAGCACTGCGTCGGTGAGCTGCGGGCCGCCACCTCCGAGCTGCGTCCCGCGCTGCTCGACGGCGGCACGGAGCTGTTCCTGTGGCAGACCCTCGCGGCCACCTGGACACTGCCCAGCACGGCGGCGGGCGCCGAGGCGATCTCCGCCGACCGCCTCACGAGGTACCTGACCAAGGCCATGCGGGAATCGAAACTCCACACCAGCTGGACCTCCCCCGACGAGGACTACGAGTCGGCCGTCATCGAGTTCGCGACCGCATGCCTCACCACCCCGGAGGTGGGGGCCGCACTGGATGCGTTCACGGAGCTGACCTTCCCCTCGGTGCGCGCCAACATCCTGGGACAGAAACTGATTCAGCTCACCATGCCCGGGGTCCCGGACCTGTACCAGGGCTGCGAGGTGGTGGACCTGTCGCTGGTGGACCCGGACAACCGCCGCCCCATCGACTACTACCGTCGCTCCGGGGTGCTGACGGCACTGGACATGAACCCGCCCGCCGACCTGGACGCGGAGAAACTCCTCGTGACGTCGCGGGCGCTGCTGCTGCGCCGCGACCACCCGGAGGCGTTCCGCGGCCCGGACGCCGACTACCGGTCGGTGTCGTTGAACACCGGCCACGCGGTGGTGTTCGAACGCGGGTACAGGGATTCGGAAACCCCGGTGGCCATCACGGTCGCCACGCGGGTGCAGTCGGGGCTGAACGAGGAGGGCTGGGGCGACGCGGAACTGGTGCTGCCCAACCTGCGGTTCCGCGACGTCCTGGCCGGGCGCGAATACCCGGGCGGCGCCACGCCACTGGCCGACATCCTCGACAGCCTGCCCGTCGCCCTGCTCGTCCATCAGGTCGACTGA
- a CDS encoding CCA tRNA nucleotidyltransferase, with protein sequence MPDLTQAQRNAVSELLRISQVIGDLGSRFDAAGHRLYLVGGSVRDAMLGGLGHDLDFTTSARPEETHAILRDFTPATWDIGRDFGTIGAMKKEGGKEWQIEVTTFRADAYEPGSRKPVVAFGERIEEDLVRRDFTVNAMAVDIVAGEFVDPWGGLRDLADGVLRTPAPAEVSFGDDPLRMMRAARFASRLGFRVAPEVQDAMREMAERITIVSAERVQAELTGLLLTDSPREGLDLLVRTGVAEHFLPELPALRLERDEHMRHKDVYAHSLTVLEQAIDLEKARGHQPDIVNRLAALLHDIGKPATRRFEGSKVTFHHHDVVGAKLVTKRLKALKYPTATVKSVAKLVELHLRFHGYGEASWSDSAVRRYVRDAGDELERLHILTRADCTTRNRNKATRLRRNYEELEWRIDELAAQEEIKAIRPDLDGAQIMEILGIKPGPEVGKAYKFLLNHRMDHGPLPEDEARDLLLTWWKDQQSQG encoded by the coding sequence GTGCCAGACCTCACCCAAGCCCAGCGCAACGCCGTCTCCGAACTGCTCCGCATCTCGCAGGTGATAGGCGACCTCGGTTCCCGTTTCGACGCGGCGGGGCACCGGCTGTACCTCGTCGGCGGTTCGGTGCGCGACGCGATGCTGGGCGGGCTAGGGCACGACCTGGACTTCACCACATCGGCGCGCCCCGAGGAGACCCACGCCATCCTCCGCGACTTCACCCCCGCAACCTGGGACATCGGCCGCGACTTCGGGACCATCGGCGCCATGAAGAAGGAAGGTGGCAAGGAGTGGCAGATCGAGGTCACCACCTTCCGCGCCGACGCCTACGAACCCGGCTCCCGCAAACCGGTGGTCGCCTTCGGGGAACGGATCGAGGAGGACCTCGTCCGCCGTGACTTCACCGTCAACGCCATGGCCGTGGACATCGTGGCGGGTGAGTTCGTCGACCCGTGGGGTGGGTTGCGTGACCTCGCCGACGGCGTGCTGCGCACCCCCGCCCCGGCGGAGGTGTCCTTCGGTGACGATCCGTTGCGCATGATGCGGGCAGCGCGGTTCGCGTCGAGACTGGGTTTCCGGGTGGCGCCGGAGGTCCAGGACGCGATGAGGGAGATGGCCGAGCGCATCACCATCGTCTCCGCGGAGCGCGTGCAGGCCGAGTTGACGGGGCTGCTGCTCACCGATTCCCCCCGCGAGGGCCTGGATCTCCTGGTGCGCACCGGGGTGGCCGAGCATTTCCTGCCCGAGCTGCCTGCGCTGCGCCTGGAACGCGACGAGCACATGCGTCACAAGGACGTCTACGCGCACTCGCTGACCGTGCTGGAGCAGGCCATCGACTTGGAGAAGGCCCGCGGCCACCAACCCGACATCGTCAATCGGCTGGCAGCCCTGCTGCACGACATCGGTAAGCCTGCCACCCGTCGGTTCGAGGGTTCGAAGGTGACCTTCCATCATCACGACGTGGTGGGCGCGAAGCTGGTGACCAAACGTCTCAAGGCATTGAAGTACCCGACGGCGACGGTGAAGTCGGTGGCGAAGCTCGTGGAGTTGCACCTGCGGTTCCACGGCTACGGTGAGGCCTCCTGGAGCGATTCGGCGGTGCGCCGTTACGTGCGCGACGCCGGCGACGAACTGGAACGCCTCCACATCCTCACCCGCGCCGACTGCACCACCCGCAACCGCAACAAGGCCACCCGGCTGCGCCGCAACTACGAGGAACTGGAGTGGCGCATCGACGAGCTGGCCGCGCAGGAGGAGATCAAGGCCATCCGCCCGGACCTCGACGGAGCGCAGATCATGGAGATCCTGGGAATCAAACCGGGCCCGGAGGTCGGGAAGGCGTACAAGTTCCTCCTGAACCACCGCATGGACCACGGCCCCCTCCCCGAGGACGAGGCCCGCGACCTGCTGCTGACCTGGTGGAAGGACCAACAGTCGCAGGGCTGA
- a CDS encoding ABC transporter permease has translation MNPAENKAPRWRVVLLWWVGLALVLLAWEAASWSQPRYVLPGPAATWEALLGLIRDEELGSGVLLTLQRALGGLGIACLIGLPWGWAAGTWRPVEELTASWTQLLMAIPPIVIVVVGMLWLGPSPSVVLLVVALVTMPLLVTSLRDAVTNVDPDLLEMARLFRFGLWGTVRRVIIPAVVPPVLSAVTVAVGQSIRLTVMSELLSTTTGLGAEVQQARTNLETADVFALSAVMAALTLGLELLFLRPLRNRLARYR, from the coding sequence GTGAACCCAGCCGAGAACAAGGCACCGCGCTGGCGGGTCGTGCTGCTGTGGTGGGTGGGACTCGCCCTGGTGCTGCTGGCCTGGGAGGCGGCGTCGTGGAGCCAGCCCCGTTACGTCCTGCCCGGGCCCGCAGCCACCTGGGAGGCGCTGCTGGGGTTGATCCGCGACGAGGAACTCGGCTCCGGGGTGCTGCTCACCCTCCAGCGGGCGCTGGGCGGGTTGGGGATCGCCTGCCTGATCGGGTTGCCCTGGGGCTGGGCCGCGGGCACCTGGCGGCCCGTCGAGGAACTGACCGCGTCCTGGACTCAGCTGCTGATGGCCATCCCGCCGATCGTGATCGTCGTGGTCGGGATGCTGTGGCTGGGCCCCAGCCCGTCGGTGGTGCTGCTGGTGGTCGCGCTGGTGACGATGCCGCTGCTGGTCACCAGCCTGCGCGACGCCGTCACCAACGTCGATCCCGACCTGCTGGAAATGGCCAGGCTGTTCCGCTTCGGCCTGTGGGGCACGGTGCGGCGGGTGATCATCCCGGCCGTGGTGCCGCCGGTGCTGTCGGCGGTGACGGTCGCGGTGGGGCAGTCGATCCGGTTGACGGTGATGTCCGAGCTGCTCAGCACCACCACCGGCCTGGGCGCGGAGGTGCAGCAGGCCCGCACCAACCTGGAGACTGCCGACGTGTTCGCTCTGTCGGCGGTGATGGCGGCCCTCACCCTGGGGCTGGAACTGTTGTTCCTGCGACCTCTGAGGAACCGCTTGGCCCGGTACCGGTGA
- a CDS encoding ABC transporter substrate-binding protein encodes MITRRTRAVAWLTLPLIALSACSSPTQPTTSTSGSAGGSGQVTVTNCGKELTLPSQAKKMYVNDGNIIALALAAGGAKEITAVSSMGRDVPILKAKYGAETVDGLNDVSKDYPTLESILANTPDLVVAGWNYGFSEGKNLTPDILSEKGIPSYLLTESCRQEGTTKRGIVDPWEAVRTDITNLGTITGHSDVAKTAVDDMDTRLKAVQGAAQPEKKPVVFLFDTAKDNVLTSGKYGAPQAIIEAAGGVNATADVEDTWTNVNWERLATANPDVIALVEYPAQSYQEKIDALKSHPATKDLTAVKEERFVNLPYAMWTESPLNIDAAEYLRKAFEKHGLAPASDVSTHLEMPADLPGRDKLS; translated from the coding sequence ATGATCACCCGCCGAACCCGGGCAGTCGCCTGGCTGACCCTGCCCCTAATCGCCCTCAGCGCCTGTTCCTCCCCCACCCAGCCGACCACCTCCACCAGCGGCTCGGCCGGGGGTTCCGGGCAGGTCACCGTCACCAACTGTGGCAAGGAACTGACCCTCCCCTCCCAGGCGAAGAAGATGTACGTCAACGACGGCAACATCATCGCCCTCGCGCTGGCGGCCGGGGGTGCGAAGGAGATCACCGCGGTCAGCAGCATGGGCCGCGACGTTCCGATCCTGAAGGCCAAGTACGGGGCCGAGACCGTCGACGGCCTCAACGACGTCTCCAAGGATTACCCCACCCTCGAATCGATCCTCGCCAACACCCCCGACCTGGTGGTCGCGGGCTGGAACTACGGTTTCTCCGAGGGCAAGAACCTGACCCCCGACATCCTGTCCGAGAAGGGCATCCCCTCCTACCTGCTTACCGAGTCGTGCCGCCAGGAGGGCACCACCAAACGCGGCATCGTCGACCCGTGGGAGGCGGTCCGCACCGACATCACCAACCTCGGCACCATCACCGGGCACAGCGATGTCGCCAAGACGGCCGTCGACGACATGGACACCCGCCTGAAGGCTGTCCAGGGGGCCGCGCAGCCCGAGAAGAAGCCCGTGGTGTTCCTCTTCGACACCGCCAAGGACAACGTGCTCACCAGCGGCAAGTACGGCGCCCCTCAGGCGATCATCGAGGCCGCGGGCGGGGTGAACGCCACCGCCGACGTCGAGGACACCTGGACCAACGTGAACTGGGAACGCCTGGCCACCGCCAATCCCGACGTCATCGCCCTGGTGGAGTACCCCGCACAGTCCTACCAGGAGAAGATCGACGCGCTGAAGTCGCACCCGGCCACCAAGGACCTCACCGCGGTGAAGGAGGAGCGTTTCGTCAACCTGCCCTACGCCATGTGGACCGAGAGCCCCCTCAACATCGACGCCGCCGAGTACCTGCGCAAGGCCTTCGAGAAGCACGGCCTGGCCCCGGCCTCCGACGTGTCGACGCACCTCGAGATGCCCGCCGACCTTCCGGGACGCGACAAACTGTCCTGA